The sequence TTAATTTATCCGTTGAAATAAGTGCAATGTGTATCGGAACGAGGGTCGAACATAGACGCTGGTTTACATCTGCATCTGCCTGTACTAAAGAGCCCAGCTCCGCAATCGCATAATTTACTTGAGTTATACCGGCTTGTGCGTCAGGTGTTACCTGGCGGAAATTATCGGTGTAGACAATTATCCCTTTTTTCTCAAATGAATTTACAAAATCTCCTTTTTCAGAGATGGGCGAATTTAAGAGTGCCACATCTTTTATTCCTTTTTCAATTAAAACATTGCAGACAAGCTCACTGGCTTCTAATGCAGTGTTAACACGATAACACTCACCGGCTACTAATTCTATCTTTGTCTTGAACTTGTTATATAGATCGTCTTGTTGATCTTTATGCATGTAAACCTTCCTCCTAATTGATGAATCTTCTTAATTAACAAGTGGTCAGACCATCATGCCACCTTAGAATTTAATTTTAAGACATTTTAATGACAATTACAATAACTTAGGAACTAAAAATTAAAAATATTATGTTAGTAATTCTAATAAGTAAATCTTGACACAAACAATACATCAAAAATTCCAGCCGAACTACAGACTTCCTATAATTTACATATTGATTTTCGACATTATTTGCGTTATGGTTTAATCAGTAAAGTCTAGTAGTTAAATCTCCTGGATTTTGCGCAAAAGAGGATTTCCGGACGCGGAAATCCTCCTTAACTCATCTCGACCATAATGATAATTCTGATACCCTTAGATGACCAAGGGTTTCTTTATACATCTTCTGCCTAGCCTAGATTAATTGGTAACACATCTAATCTTGATTTCCGTATAATGAATTAAACCGTCATAGTTTAAAGGAGTTTATCTTATGTTCGAATTACTCCTCTTTGTACCGGGAATAATCACTTCGAGAGATCGCCCACGATATTATCCCTCTTTGTATTCTTACAGATGGTATTAGTTATTAGAATGAGAGCACTAAGCTTTTGTCACATAACTGAAACCTTTGAAATTCAAAAAAAGTCTTTCGCCTAGGTAATTTAAACCTAGGCTTTTGTTATACTATCACATCGGGTAGCATATCCCCTCTGACTCCTAGGAGCTTACCTTTTTAATTTAGACTAAAGTTAGTTGACATACTTAATGCATCAAAATCAATATAGGACTTTTTTTATTTAAATCCACTTAATTGAAGTGTTCTAATTATCTTCACTGAATAGTACTTATGAATGAGGGGATATAATGAGTAGTATTCAATACGATCCGGAAATTCTCTATGTACAAAAGTTGTATTTTTTCTTATATTTAGCTACAATCTCCATACTTATAGCCTTAATAATAATTGTTTACGTTGATCTTAGAAGCGGGTTATATAGCTTGGCAGTGGGTTTTGGCCTTTCCTACATAGGTATGGTAATGAAGAAAAACTTTAACCCTCCCGGAAAAAGGTTATCTGCTCAACGAATGGCACACACCATTTCTCAAGACAGCAGTCCTTTATCAATCGCTGGTTTTGCCAGCCAACTATATTATTACTTTCATGAACCAACTCAAGCAATTTCGATTCTTGAAAAATTCTTATCAAGTCAAGACCCCTTACTTTGTATGACCCTTGGAGATATTCT comes from Desulfosporosinus meridiei DSM 13257 and encodes:
- a CDS encoding LutC/YkgG family protein; the encoded protein is MHKDQQDDLYNKFKTKIELVAGECYRVNTALEASELVCNVLIEKGIKDVALLNSPISEKGDFVNSFEKKGIIVYTDNFRQVTPDAQAGITQVNYAIAELGSLVQADADVNQRLCSTLVPIHIALISTDKLIPTLKDTMATIHSLPEIPGFVGFITGPSRTSDIERVLTIGVHGPKQLVVVFVDEEVGGVA